In Streptacidiphilus sp. P02-A3a, the DNA window CGGCGAAGAGCACCGGTTTGAGCCGACCGGTGCGGGTGTCCTCGGTGCGGCTGACGATCAGCACGTGGTCGGCCTGGTCGACGCCGGAGATGAACACCTTGCTGCCGTTGAGCAGCCAGTCGCCGCCGTCCCGGCGGGCGGTGGTGCTGATCCGGTGCGCGTTGGACCCGGCCTCGGACTCGGTGATGCCGAACGCCATGATGGCGGAGCCGTCGGCGATTCCGGGCAGCCAGCGCTGCTTCTGCTCCGGGGTGCCGAAGCGCGCGATCACCGTGCCGCAGATCGCGGGCGAGACCACCAGCAGCAACAGTCCGCAACCGGCGGCGCTCAACTCCTCCTGCACGATCGACAGTTCGTACATGCCGCAGCCACCGCCGCCGTACTCCTCCGGCAGGTTGACCCCGATGAAGCCCAGTTTGCCTGCCTCCAGCCACAGTTCGCGCAGCGGTTCGCGGCGGCGGGCCCGCGCGCTGGCGTAACCGAAGCCGTAGCGCCCGGCCAACTGAGCCACGGCGGCCCGTAGATCGCGTTGTTCCTCGGTCTCGGTGAAGTTCACGTGCGGCTCCTCACGGTCATCAGCGGTCTAACTCGGGTCAGATGTCTGATCGGTGAGCACGACGCCGAGGACCGCCCCGGCGTCCACCTGCCGCCCGACCTCGACCAGGAGTTCGGTCAGCACCCCGTCCGCCGGGGCGTCGATCCGGTGCTGCATCTTCATCGCCTCCAGCCAGAGCAGCGGCTGACCGGCCGTCACCCGCTGGCCCGCCTCCACCGCCAACCGCACCACCGTGCCCGGCATCGGCGCGAGCAGTGACCCGGGGGCGGTCTGTGCCACCGGGTCCGGGAACCGGTCCACGGCGGTCAGGGTCACCGGGCCCAGCGGCGAGTCGACGTACACCCGCCGCCCGTAGCAGGCCACGGCGAAGGCTCGGCGCACGCCGCCGACGTCCAGCACCACCCGCTCCGGCCCGGCGTCGACCAGTCCGACCTCGCCGAAGGCCTCGCCGAAGGCCTCGCCGAAGGCCTCGCCGAAGGCCTCGCCGGACCCGTCGCCGGACCCGTCGGCGGACACCTCCGCGACCAGGCCACCCCGGGTGTGCCGGTAGCCGACCTCCGCTTCGAGGTACCTGGTGCGCTGCGCCTGCGAGGGGATGTTGCGCCAGCCGGACGGCAGTCCGCGCTGCACCGGTGCCGCCGCGCGCCGGGTGTCGGCCTCGGCCAGCGCCGCCGCCAGCGCGGACAGGCGCCGGGTGTCGGCCTCGGCGAGCGGGCGGGCGAGGCCGTCCAGGCCGTGCCGGTCGAAGAAGGCGGTGTCGGTCTCCCCGGCCAGGAACGCCGGGTGCCGCAGCACCCGGACCAGCAGGTCCCGGTTGGTGGTCGGGCCGTGGAGTTCGGCCCGGGCCAGGGCGCGGGCCAGGACCGCGGCGGCCTCGGCCCGGCTCGGCCCGCAGCCGATGACCTTGGCCAGCATCGGGTCGTAGTGGATGCCCACCTCGCTGCCGTCGGTGACGCCGGAGTCCAGCCTGATCCCGGCGCCGCCGCCGGGGTTCGCGAACTCGGCGGCGACGCCCGGCAGCCGGAACCGGTGCAGCGGCCCGCTCTGCGGCTGCCAGCCCGCCGCCGGGTCCTCCGCGTACAGCCGCGCCTCGATCGCGTAGCCGTCGCGGGCGGGCGGCTCGGCGGGCAGCCGGGCGCCCTCGGCGATCCGCAGCTGCCAGCGGACCAGGTCGAG includes these proteins:
- a CDS encoding biotin carboxylase N-terminal domain-containing protein, with the protein product MSAVESSVARESATRESGEHESGAQERELGPARPIGSVLVANRGEIARRVFRSARELGLATVAVFSDADEDAPHVVEADAAVRLPGTAPGDTYLRADLLIEAARRAGADAVHPGYGFLSENAAFARAVVAAGLVWIGPPPRAVESMGSKIEAKRLMAAAGVPVLAEADPDALTEADLPVLVKASAGGGGRGMRVVRTLAELPGELAAARAEAASAFGDPTVFCEPYLPTGHHIEVQLLADRHGTVWAVGERECSIQRRHQKVLEEAPSPLVERLPQMREALFEASRRAARAVGYVGAGTVEFLADDSGRFFFLEMNTRLQVEHPVTECTTGLDLVRWQLRIAEGARLPAEPPARDGYAIEARLYAEDPAAGWQPQSGPLHRFRLPGVAAEFANPGGGAGIRLDSGVTDGSEVGIHYDPMLAKVIGCGPSRAEAAAVLARALARAELHGPTTNRDLLVRVLRHPAFLAGETDTAFFDRHGLDGLARPLAEADTRRLSALAAALAEADTRRAAAPVQRGLPSGWRNIPSQAQRTRYLEAEVGYRHTRGGLVAEVSADGSGDGSGEAFGEAFGEAFGEAFGEVGLVDAGPERVVLDVGGVRRAFAVACYGRRVYVDSPLGPVTLTAVDRFPDPVAQTAPGSLLAPMPGTVVRLAVEAGQRVTAGQPLLWLEAMKMQHRIDAPADGVLTELLVEVGRQVDAGAVLGVVLTDQTSDPS